One region of Streptomyces leeuwenhoekii genomic DNA includes:
- a CDS encoding glycogen debranching N-terminal domain-containing protein gives MGAGWTFAGEATQGGGDSVTLIEGSSFCLSERGGDLAPGTPHGLFHRDTRILSGWQLRLDDEEVDALSVIAEEPYEALFLGRARPRPGHSEATVLVERRRYVGAGMREDLVLRNLGNEAAACVLTLRVEADFADLFEVKEGRVKPRGQYGVDYGDGVLALTRTWRGESRGVRIAAEDAICSPGRLTFRAVVPPRGTWRTSVLVTPVIDGVETPTSFPLERPVEQAGPSVRSTEWRETGPRVKVGDESLALTLRRGCQDLGALRIFDPERPDTPVVAAGAPWFMALFGRDSLLTALMALPLDPQLALGTAQTLARYQGVKTDPVTEEEPGKIPHELRFGVEASLALGGTVYYGTVDATPLFVMLLGELCRWGVDPDAVRELLPHADRALEWVERYGDRDGDGFVEYRRSTDRGLANQGWKDSWDGVNSADGRLAEPPIALAEVQGYVYAAYRARALLAEHTGDPSGAEKWHERARLLKERFNERFWLPERGWYAEALDGGKRPVDALASNMGHCLWTGIVDADKAPAVAELLLSPQMFSGWGVRTLATTMAAYNPMSYHNGSVWPHDSGIVAAGLRRYGFTAHARRVAEAVLDAAAAFGGRLPELLCGFDRTEYAQPVPYPAACSPQAWASATPLHLLRVLLGAEVCVPHGVLRLDPALPARYGALRLTDVPVGAARVGVTVARDGGVRVTGLPSGMRLSETPCACPAVDPPHPG, from the coding sequence ATGGGCGCGGGCTGGACGTTCGCCGGGGAGGCGACACAGGGCGGCGGCGATTCGGTGACGTTGATCGAGGGGTCGTCGTTCTGCCTGTCCGAGCGGGGCGGGGACCTCGCGCCCGGCACCCCCCACGGGCTGTTCCACCGCGACACCCGCATCCTGTCCGGCTGGCAACTGCGTCTGGACGACGAGGAGGTCGACGCCCTCTCCGTCATCGCCGAGGAGCCCTACGAGGCCCTGTTCCTGGGCCGGGCCCGGCCGCGCCCCGGGCACAGCGAGGCGACCGTCCTCGTGGAGCGGCGCCGGTACGTGGGCGCGGGCATGCGCGAGGACCTGGTGCTGCGCAACCTCGGCAACGAGGCCGCGGCCTGTGTGCTCACCCTGCGCGTGGAGGCCGACTTCGCCGACCTGTTCGAAGTCAAGGAGGGCCGGGTGAAGCCGCGCGGGCAGTACGGCGTCGACTACGGCGACGGCGTGCTCGCCCTGACCCGGACGTGGCGCGGCGAGAGCCGGGGCGTCCGGATCGCCGCCGAGGACGCCATCTGCTCCCCCGGCCGGCTCACCTTCCGCGCGGTCGTTCCGCCGCGCGGCACCTGGCGGACGTCCGTGCTGGTCACGCCGGTGATCGACGGGGTGGAGACGCCGACGTCGTTCCCGCTGGAGCGGCCGGTGGAGCAGGCCGGGCCGTCGGTGCGCAGCACCGAGTGGCGCGAGACCGGGCCCCGCGTGAAGGTGGGCGACGAGTCGCTGGCGCTGACCCTGCGCCGCGGTTGCCAGGACCTGGGTGCCCTGCGCATCTTCGACCCGGAGCGCCCCGACACGCCCGTCGTCGCGGCCGGCGCCCCCTGGTTCATGGCGCTGTTCGGCCGTGACTCCCTCCTCACCGCGCTGATGGCGCTGCCCCTGGACCCGCAGCTCGCCCTCGGCACCGCGCAGACCCTCGCCCGGTACCAGGGCGTGAAGACCGACCCGGTGACCGAGGAGGAGCCCGGCAAGATCCCGCACGAGCTGCGCTTCGGCGTCGAGGCGTCCCTCGCCCTGGGCGGCACCGTGTACTACGGCACCGTCGACGCCACCCCCCTGTTCGTGATGCTGCTCGGCGAGCTGTGCCGCTGGGGCGTCGACCCGGACGCCGTAAGGGAGCTGCTGCCGCACGCCGACCGGGCGCTGGAGTGGGTGGAGCGGTACGGAGACCGGGACGGCGACGGGTTCGTGGAGTACCGGCGCTCCACCGACCGGGGTCTGGCCAACCAGGGCTGGAAGGACTCCTGGGACGGCGTCAACAGCGCCGACGGACGGCTCGCGGAGCCGCCGATCGCGCTCGCCGAGGTGCAGGGGTACGTCTACGCCGCCTACCGGGCGCGCGCCCTGCTCGCCGAGCACACCGGGGACCCGTCCGGCGCCGAGAAGTGGCACGAGCGGGCGCGGCTGCTGAAAGAACGCTTCAACGAGCGGTTCTGGCTGCCCGAGCGCGGCTGGTACGCCGAGGCCCTCGACGGCGGCAAACGCCCCGTCGACGCGCTGGCCTCCAACATGGGGCACTGCCTGTGGACCGGCATCGTCGACGCGGACAAGGCGCCCGCCGTCGCCGAACTCCTGCTCTCCCCGCAGATGTTCAGCGGCTGGGGCGTGCGCACGCTGGCCACCACCATGGCCGCCTACAACCCGATGAGCTACCACAACGGTTCGGTGTGGCCGCACGACAGCGGCATCGTCGCGGCGGGGCTGAGGCGTTACGGGTTCACCGCCCACGCCCGCCGCGTCGCCGAGGCCGTCCTCGACGCCGCCGCGGCCTTCGGCGGGCGCCTGCCGGAGCTGTTGTGCGGCTTCGACCGCACCGAGTACGCGCAGCCGGTGCCCTACCCGGCGGCCTGCTCCCCGCAGGCGTGGGCCTCCGCCACCCCGCTGCACCTGCTGCGGGTGCTGCTCGGCGCGGAGGTGTGCGTACCGCACGGCGTGCTCCGCCTCGACCCCGCGCTCCCGGCCCGCTACGGGGCGCTGCGGCTGACCGATGTGCCGGTGGGCGCCGCCCGGGTGGGCGTGACGGTGGCCCGGGACGGCGGTGTCCGCGTCACCGGCCTGCCGTCCGGCATGCGGCTGTCCGAGACGCCCTGCGCGTGTCCGGCGGTGGACCCGCCGCACCCCGGCTGA